In Clostridia bacterium, one genomic interval encodes:
- a CDS encoding citrate lyase subunit alpha (citrate-ACP transferase, the alpha subunit catalyzes the formation of (3S)-citryl-CoA from acetyl-CoA and citrate), which produces MGGISDAKVLGTLREALEAVGLRNGMTISFHHHLRNGDRVLNLTMQAIAEMGIGDLTVASSAFFPVHRPIIEHIRQGTVSGLTGGCNGPIGEAV; this is translated from the coding sequence GTGGGCGGAATCTCTGACGCAAAGGTGCTGGGAACGCTGAGGGAAGCGCTTGAGGCTGTTGGTCTCAGGAATGGAATGACCATAAGCTTCCACCATCACCTGAGAAACGGTGACCGGGTTTTGAACCTGACTATGCAGGCGATTGCGGAAATGGGCATTGGCGATCTCACTGTGGCTTCCAGCGCGTTTTTCCCGGTGCACAGGCCTATCATAGAGCATATCCGGCAGGGCACCGTTAGCGGATTGACCGGCGGGTGCAATGGCCCGATAGGGGAGGCGGTCT
- a CDS encoding CoA ester lyase, translated as MAVTVGTRDRGDCEVVYDLEGTPGVFIQGPMSNRFESAVRQVAEEVLALCGAGGRLDIWFNGAFDWVVRARVRAALVSAGAVDDFPAGGPGKHCRPQKKLLRSLLYVPGDRPHMIANSGRYRADAVVLDLEDAVDLAHKLEARYLVAEAVASAEFGGSEVWVRINSLDKGGREDLKAVLPWGVNGVRIPKLERPEQVMEVVEVIQGCHCPSVALSPVIESPLGILNAYAIASASPLIRGLSWGGEDLRLAIGCSRGANLDHFRWEIILACRAAGVAAWDTVFAVVDDADSFRSDCIRSAEMGFNGRSVIHPAQIGIVHEAYKPRPEQVEWARQVVESVGQAGSGAGVGVVSGQMVDRPIILQAMQILEAAGETS; from the coding sequence ATGGCAGTAACCGTAGGTACGCGTGACCGGGGTGACTGCGAGGTAGTTTATGACCTCGAGGGTACGCCAGGGGTTTTTATCCAGGGACCCATGAGCAATCGCTTCGAGTCCGCGGTCCGGCAGGTGGCAGAAGAGGTCCTTGCTCTGTGCGGGGCCGGTGGCCGGCTGGATATCTGGTTTAACGGTGCCTTCGACTGGGTGGTGCGAGCGCGCGTGAGAGCAGCTCTTGTCTCGGCCGGAGCAGTCGATGACTTTCCTGCAGGTGGGCCAGGGAAGCATTGTCGGCCGCAGAAAAAGCTTTTAAGGTCGCTCCTTTATGTGCCAGGTGACAGACCCCACATGATAGCGAACAGCGGCAGGTATAGGGCCGATGCTGTTGTCCTCGATCTGGAGGACGCGGTGGATCTGGCTCACAAGCTGGAGGCCAGATACCTAGTGGCAGAGGCAGTAGCCAGTGCTGAGTTTGGAGGCTCGGAGGTCTGGGTGAGGATCAATAGTCTGGATAAAGGCGGACGAGAGGACCTTAAAGCGGTATTACCCTGGGGGGTAAATGGAGTAAGAATTCCCAAACTCGAGCGGCCTGAGCAGGTCATGGAGGTAGTTGAGGTAATACAAGGCTGCCACTGCCCCTCGGTTGCGCTTAGCCCGGTGATTGAGAGTCCGCTGGGCATTCTGAATGCTTACGCGATTGCCAGCGCCTCGCCTCTCATCCGGGGGCTGTCATGGGGTGGAGAGGACTTAAGACTGGCCATTGGGTGCAGTCGCGGCGCAAATCTGGACCATTTCCGTTGGGAAATCATTCTTGCCTGCAGGGCTGCTGGAGTTGCTGCCTGGGATACTGTGTTTGCGGTCGTGGATGACGCTGATTCTTTCAGATCTGATTGCATCCGGTCGGCGGAAATGGGCTTTAACGGGCGCTCGGTAATCCACCCGGCCCAGATTGGCATAGTGCACGAGGCATATAAGCCCCGGCCGGAGCAGGTGGAGTGGGCCCGGCAGGTTGTGGAATCTGTGGGCCAGGCTGGTTCCGGCGCGGGGGTTGGAGTCGTTAGCGGACAAATGGTCGACCGGCCGATCATACTGCAGGCTATGCAGATCCTGGAGGCGGCTGGCGAGACGTCCTGA
- a CDS encoding amidohydrolase family protein, whose translation MLDILLRGGRVVDPLQGIDEVLDIGIAGGRIACCGREVAGEGAREVVDCRGYVITPGLIDFHAHFFWQKSSLGIFPDPTYLPTGVTGAVEAGSAGVADLELLLLSLSQTIITSRALVYLFPEGLEAAVGRGEVAAADVERLAREIAAHRDRLLGVKLRLSRGVVPGDGLELLRTGLEAAERSGTRLVVHVTNPPCPLEEILQLLRPGDIVAHVYHGRGDTILDPAGCIKEQVWAARKRGVFFDAANGNNHFSFEVARKAIEQGFLPDVISTDLTAKTMWLPKVYNLPHVLSKYLAMGLSLGDCIYRASTVPARLMGLGNGCGTLKEGSAADVAVFKMERAGRTYYDSAGAALTASTVLVPVLTVKSGVIVYRSQLL comes from the coding sequence ATGCTGGACATTCTACTGAGGGGTGGTCGTGTAGTTGATCCTCTCCAGGGTATCGATGAAGTGCTTGATATCGGAATCGCCGGTGGCCGGATTGCCTGCTGCGGCCGGGAGGTTGCAGGGGAGGGAGCCCGCGAGGTAGTTGACTGCCGGGGGTATGTGATTACTCCAGGGCTCATCGACTTCCACGCCCACTTCTTCTGGCAGAAGTCGTCACTGGGCATCTTTCCTGACCCAACTTACCTGCCCACCGGGGTTACAGGCGCAGTTGAAGCCGGGAGCGCCGGAGTAGCCGACCTTGAGCTCCTTTTGCTCAGCCTGTCGCAGACCATCATCACTTCGCGGGCTCTTGTTTACCTTTTTCCCGAGGGGCTTGAGGCAGCAGTTGGCCGGGGTGAGGTAGCAGCGGCAGATGTTGAGAGGCTGGCGCGGGAAATCGCTGCTCACCGCGACCGGCTGCTGGGGGTAAAACTGAGGCTTAGCCGGGGCGTGGTTCCCGGGGACGGCTTGGAGCTCCTTCGTACGGGTTTGGAAGCGGCTGAAAGGAGCGGCACCCGCCTTGTCGTCCATGTAACTAATCCGCCCTGCCCGCTTGAGGAGATCCTGCAGCTTCTACGTCCGGGCGACATTGTGGCACATGTTTATCACGGGCGTGGCGACACCATACTTGACCCTGCAGGCTGTATCAAGGAGCAGGTTTGGGCAGCCCGGAAGAGAGGAGTTTTCTTTGACGCTGCTAATGGCAACAACCACTTTAGCTTTGAGGTGGCCCGAAAGGCGATCGAACAGGGTTTTCTCCCCGACGTGATAAGTACGGACCTTACGGCGAAGACCATGTGGCTGCCTAAGGTATACAACCTGCCGCACGTTCTTTCCAAGTACCTGGCCATGGGATTGAGTCTGGGAGACTGCATCTACCGTGCCAGCACCGTTCCTGCAAGGCTGATGGGGCTCGGCAATGGGTGCGGTACCCTGAAGGAGGGTTCAGCGGCTGATGTAGCAGTGTTTAAGATGGAGCGCGCCGGACGAACCTATTACGACTCTGCCGGCGCAGCTCTTACCGCTTCCACGGTATTGGTTCCGGTGCTTACAGTCAAGTCCGGGGTAATAGTCTACCGGAGCCAGCTTCTTTGA
- a CDS encoding isocitrate lyase/PEP mutase family protein, giving the protein MKKTTLLKKLLNDEEILVMPGAYDCISAKLVQYAGFKAVQCTGYGFSASLLGQPDVGLLSFGEMLIHTKNIVQAVDIPVMADGDTGYGNPINVVRTVRELELAGAAGVNLEDQVWPKRCGHMSGKEVIPLEEMVKKIEAAAWARKDKDFVINARTDARAVYGIEETVRRARAYWEAGADLIFIEAPQDVEELKYYADTLIKAGIKLSVNMLDGGRTPLLTFKELQEMGFARVSVPVMTTYAAAKGILEALNQLKRDGTNRYLQDRLIPFSEFNKLIGLPEIRAMEAMFLTEEEIKDRYGSAEDLEREKELGR; this is encoded by the coding sequence TTGAAGAAGACTACTTTGCTTAAGAAGCTGCTGAATGATGAGGAGATTTTGGTAATGCCGGGAGCTTACGACTGCATCTCGGCCAAGCTGGTGCAGTATGCGGGTTTCAAGGCCGTGCAGTGCACCGGGTACGGGTTTTCGGCCAGCCTTCTGGGTCAGCCGGATGTAGGGCTGCTTTCTTTTGGAGAGATGCTGATTCATACGAAAAATATAGTTCAGGCCGTTGACATTCCGGTAATGGCTGATGGCGACACCGGGTATGGCAACCCCATCAACGTGGTCAGGACTGTTCGCGAGCTCGAGCTTGCTGGTGCGGCGGGCGTGAACCTTGAAGACCAGGTGTGGCCGAAGCGGTGCGGCCATATGTCCGGAAAAGAGGTTATTCCGCTCGAAGAGATGGTCAAGAAGATTGAGGCTGCCGCGTGGGCGCGGAAGGACAAGGACTTTGTTATCAACGCCCGGACCGACGCCAGGGCGGTTTACGGTATTGAGGAAACCGTGCGCCGCGCCCGCGCCTACTGGGAGGCCGGGGCTGACCTCATCTTCATCGAGGCCCCCCAGGACGTTGAGGAGCTAAAGTATTATGCAGACACACTGATCAAAGCAGGCATCAAGCTGAGCGTTAATATGCTGGACGGCGGCCGCACTCCCCTCCTGACATTTAAAGAGCTTCAAGAAATGGGGTTTGCCCGGGTGAGCGTGCCTGTGATGACCACGTACGCCGCCGCCAAGGGCATCCTGGAGGCGCTTAACCAGCTCAAGCGTGACGGCACCAACAGATACCTGCAGGATCGGCTGATCCCGTTCAGCGAGTTCAACAAGCTCATAGGCCTTCCGGAGATCCGGGCCATGGAGGCTATGTTTTTGACCGAAGAGGAAATAAAGGACAGGTATGGGTCTGCAGAGGACCTGGAAAGAGAAAAAGAATTGGGGAGGTAA
- a CDS encoding DASS family sodium-coupled anion symporter translates to MNKNGWWKLFLVIVVPIAIWFSPTPSGLEVKAWHMFAIYAGAMLGIILRPFPEPVIVLLAVAVAGLLFNSPKLALAGFGNSTVWLVFSAFLLSQAFIDTGLGKRISYVLLKYFGKSTLGVGYVAAVTDLIISPATPSNTARSGGVVYPIFRSLAATLGSEPGPTGRKIGSYLTILMYQISLTTGTLFLTAMAPNALVASFAAKILHVDLNWGVWAMAAAVPGLLILFALPWLVYKVYPPEIRQVSDSARIAQSGLAELGAMKWQEMALAVLFILAIVAWATTQVTGIDATMIAVAFVALCLVLGVTKWDSVLTSGGAWSTLIWYGGIVGLASALSDAKFFEWLADVLGRSLGLAGWNHVLVLLFLLVLSLVVRYLFASTAAYVASFIPVLYSMALSANVSPMVAALLIAFSSGFGSLLTHYGGALGPVLFGTGYVDQATWWKIGIIVVAFSSLVYLVIGMPYWRLVGLW, encoded by the coding sequence ATGAATAAGAATGGTTGGTGGAAGCTGTTCCTGGTAATTGTGGTGCCGATAGCCATATGGTTCAGTCCAACTCCATCCGGCCTAGAGGTTAAAGCATGGCACATGTTTGCGATTTACGCTGGGGCCATGCTGGGGATAATTCTCCGGCCGTTTCCAGAGCCAGTGATTGTGCTTCTTGCAGTTGCTGTGGCTGGCCTGCTCTTCAACAGCCCGAAGCTCGCCCTAGCCGGGTTTGGCAATTCGACGGTATGGCTTGTTTTCTCAGCATTTCTCTTGAGTCAGGCATTTATCGACACCGGCCTGGGGAAAAGGATATCTTACGTTCTCCTCAAGTACTTTGGAAAGTCGACGCTCGGGGTGGGGTACGTGGCAGCGGTCACAGACCTGATAATCAGCCCCGCCACCCCGTCCAACACCGCCCGTTCCGGGGGAGTGGTATACCCGATATTCAGGAGCCTAGCGGCCACCCTGGGCTCCGAGCCGGGGCCGACTGGTCGGAAGATTGGCTCCTACCTTACCATCTTGATGTACCAAATCAGCCTGACCACAGGAACCCTGTTTCTGACGGCTATGGCTCCCAACGCCCTGGTAGCTTCCTTTGCGGCTAAGATTCTTCACGTCGACCTCAACTGGGGCGTATGGGCCATGGCGGCAGCTGTTCCTGGCCTGCTCATCCTATTCGCCCTTCCGTGGCTGGTCTACAAGGTATATCCTCCAGAGATCAGGCAGGTTTCTGATAGCGCTCGCATTGCCCAGAGCGGGCTTGCCGAGCTTGGAGCGATGAAGTGGCAGGAAATGGCGCTGGCGGTGCTGTTCATCCTGGCCATTGTCGCCTGGGCTACAACTCAGGTTACCGGCATAGATGCCACTATGATTGCCGTGGCTTTTGTTGCCCTGTGCCTGGTACTCGGGGTTACAAAGTGGGACTCGGTCCTCACTTCTGGGGGGGCCTGGAGCACGCTCATCTGGTATGGCGGCATTGTTGGCCTTGCTTCTGCTCTATCCGATGCCAAGTTCTTTGAGTGGCTGGCGGACGTTCTGGGCCGCAGCCTGGGACTTGCCGGGTGGAACCACGTGCTGGTGCTGCTTTTCCTCCTCGTGCTCAGCCTGGTGGTGCGATACCTGTTTGCGTCCACGGCCGCGTATGTAGCGTCATTCATCCCGGTCCTTTACTCGATGGCGCTATCGGCTAATGTCAGCCCCATGGTTGCTGCCCTGCTGATTGCCTTCTCTTCAGGGTTTGGATCGTTGCTGACCCATTACGGTGGCGCTCTGGGCCCCGTTTTGTTTGGCACGGGCTATGTGGACCAGGCAACCTGGTGGAAGATCGGTATTATCGTGGTGGCTTTTAGCAGTCTGGTCTATCTGGTAATAGGCATGCCTTACTGGAGGCTAGTCGGGCTGTGGTAA
- a CDS encoding IclR family transcriptional regulator: MPSEQRPVRAVERALDILECFTNTTDLTLMEIAERIDLPASTVYRLVSTLAERGYLMRDGATNRYSLGPSVALLGSKSFKHLDVRKVALPVMKDLVAKTGESVSLYMAIGGKRVCVERVNSPLRLRRVVEVGEQLPLTRGAAGKVLLAYLNDSVRSQVESTEGYTVDRGELERIREKGYAVSHGEREEGVSAVAAPVFDTTGSAVAALSMSGPSFRYTEERVGAYVRAIIEGAEAVSRSLGFRN, translated from the coding sequence TTGCCATCAGAGCAAAGACCTGTGAGAGCAGTAGAGCGAGCTCTCGATATCCTGGAGTGCTTTACAAATACGACTGATTTAACGCTGATGGAAATAGCTGAAAGAATTGACCTCCCGGCTAGTACCGTCTACCGGCTGGTGTCCACGCTGGCTGAAAGAGGATATCTGATGCGGGACGGCGCAACTAACAGGTATTCGCTAGGACCGTCTGTAGCGCTGCTTGGCAGCAAGAGCTTTAAGCATCTGGACGTGAGGAAAGTTGCTTTACCTGTAATGAAGGATCTTGTAGCGAAGACCGGGGAGAGCGTGTCGCTTTACATGGCAATTGGCGGCAAGAGAGTCTGCGTAGAAAGGGTGAACAGTCCCTTAAGGCTACGCCGGGTGGTTGAGGTAGGTGAACAGCTTCCACTCACTAGAGGAGCAGCGGGAAAAGTTCTACTTGCCTACCTCAACGACTCTGTCAGGTCTCAGGTGGAAAGCACTGAGGGGTACACAGTTGACAGAGGGGAGCTCGAGCGGATAAGGGAAAAAGGTTATGCTGTAAGCCACGGGGAACGCGAGGAGGGAGTCTCTGCAGTAGCTGCTCCGGTTTTCGACACAACTGGCAGCGCTGTCGCAGCGCTTTCCATGTCGGGCCCTTCGTTTCGCTACACCGAAGAGCGAGTCGGGGCATACGTGAGGGCCATAATTGAGGGCGCAGAGGCAGTTTCCCGGAGCCTGGGGTTCAGAAACTGA
- a CDS encoding type II toxin-antitoxin system VapC family toxin has product MTMFTKLFIDTGGFVALADRNDMHHDRAVEFYRALSRDIQRITSLPVISESYAWILYHLGGQQARQWLRYVEEAEAQGLLSVVYPDRELEKKARQIIYRFEDQDISYVDALTLAILQSNSEIDAIFSFDRHMLLAGISVLPGALKVKR; this is encoded by the coding sequence ATGACCATGTTTACTAAACTCTTTATCGATACCGGCGGCTTTGTTGCTTTGGCTGATCGAAACGATATGCACCATGATCGCGCGGTCGAATTTTACCGCGCCCTTTCCCGAGACATCCAGCGGATTACTTCTTTACCTGTCATTAGCGAAAGCTATGCATGGATCCTGTATCACCTTGGAGGGCAACAAGCCAGGCAGTGGCTGAGATATGTGGAAGAAGCGGAAGCGCAGGGTTTGCTCTCTGTAGTCTACCCGGACCGAGAACTGGAGAAAAAGGCCCGCCAGATAATCTACCGCTTTGAGGACCAAGACATTTCCTACGTCGATGCCCTTACTCTAGCAATTCTCCAGTCTAATTCAGAGATCGATGCGATTTTTTCTTTTGACCGCCACATGCTATTGGCCGGTATCTCTGTTTTGCCTGGGGCTCTTAAAGTGAAACGGTAA
- a CDS encoding ribbon-helix-helix protein, CopG family → MELVRKQVYIPPDMDRIMKQVCSAKKLSESEIIRQALEAYLKEHGIKSEDDPILKTVGIGASKGRGTGSVNHDEIYDHVY, encoded by the coding sequence GTGGAGTTGGTACGGAAACAAGTCTATATCCCACCCGACATGGACAGGATCATGAAACAAGTGTGTTCGGCTAAAAAACTATCCGAATCGGAAATCATACGGCAGGCGCTTGAAGCGTACTTGAAGGAGCATGGGATTAAGAGCGAGGACGATCCCATCTTGAAAACTGTTGGCATTGGAGCTAGCAAGGGACGTGGCACTGGTTCTGTGAACCACGATGAAATCTATGACCATGTTTACTAA
- a CDS encoding GerAB/ArcD/ProY family transporter encodes MLGLFEEVEPKNMTFPFFSAMHMIEVGNFLERIDAIHMSIWVLSSFIAIATFYYLASLGIIQVLGLEDYKPTVAPLGIIIVSLSFLLFNNLAELNEFLTRIVPPYTAIFLVFFPYLMLLAALVRKIGGGV; translated from the coding sequence GTGCTTGGCCTGTTTGAGGAAGTAGAACCCAAGAACATGACTTTTCCCTTCTTCAGCGCTATGCACATGATCGAGGTTGGTAACTTCCTGGAACGAATTGACGCTATTCACATGAGTATATGGGTTCTTAGCTCATTCATCGCCATCGCGACCTTTTACTACCTGGCAAGTCTGGGTATTATCCAGGTCCTAGGCTTGGAGGATTATAAACCAACAGTAGCGCCTTTGGGGATAATAATCGTTAGCTTATCCTTCCTGCTATTCAACAACCTGGCTGAACTTAACGAATTTCTGACTCGAATTGTTCCTCCATATACGGCCATTTTTCTTGTTTTCTTTCCCTATCTTATGTTATTGGCAGCTTTGGTACGGAAGATAGGGGGCGGAGTATAG
- a CDS encoding GerAB/ArcD/ProY family transporter, with amino-acid sequence MFWSGLPGIIITYPALFTAPPANHDVWLNALGAMLLSPLLLLPLLALARRFPQQTLVQYCQALLGPMGKIIGLLYIWFFVHLGAIYLRQFTELFTSVTMPETPPVVFSVAMAVLAAVAVRSGLEVIGRMVELIGPFVFFSVSLVVLLLAKDVRLENLLPVMEKGFLPNLYGSIAVVLRYVEIVFLAMISPYLSEPSKRNQAAILGIAIITFFRFSLRWQCLACLRK; translated from the coding sequence ATGTTCTGGTCCGGGCTCCCTGGTATAATAATTACTTATCCGGCACTCTTTACCGCACCCCCGGCTAACCATGACGTATGGTTAAACGCGCTCGGGGCAATGCTGCTTTCCCCTCTTCTGTTACTACCGCTCCTCGCTCTTGCCCGGAGATTCCCGCAGCAAACCTTGGTTCAGTATTGTCAAGCCTTGCTAGGGCCCATGGGCAAGATTATCGGCCTCTTGTACATATGGTTTTTTGTTCACTTAGGCGCCATCTACTTGAGGCAATTTACCGAGCTCTTCACCAGCGTAACCATGCCCGAAACCCCACCGGTGGTATTTAGTGTGGCTATGGCTGTTCTGGCTGCCGTAGCTGTCCGAAGCGGTCTTGAAGTTATTGGCCGCATGGTGGAGCTTATTGGGCCCTTCGTCTTTTTTTCCGTCAGCTTGGTGGTCCTCTTGCTGGCTAAAGATGTCCGCCTAGAAAATCTACTGCCGGTTATGGAAAAGGGGTTCCTTCCCAACCTTTATGGCAGTATTGCTGTTGTTCTTCGATACGTAGAGATTGTTTTCCTGGCCATGATTAGCCCGTACCTAAGCGAACCCAGCAAGCGAAACCAGGCTGCCATTTTAGGCATCGCCATTATCACCTTTTTTCGGTTCTCGCTCAGGTGGCAGTGCTTGGCCTGTTTGAGGAAGTAG
- a CDS encoding spore germination protein, whose amino-acid sequence MALGRQSKTTVCLVYLKDIADEQLVAEVRRHRGQPERCSGPGSLV is encoded by the coding sequence ATGGCCTTAGGCCGCCAAAGCAAGACCACAGTCTGCTTGGTTTACCTGAAGGATATAGCTGACGAGCAGTTGGTGGCAGAGGTGAGGCGCCACCGCGGGCAACCTGAAAGATGTTCTGGTCCGGGCTCCCTGGTATAA
- a CDS encoding spore germination protein, whose product MFRSLFSHSPRPAQQAEPISRNLKTNLTIIERTFANAHDLIVCEFTVGSPPFDVALACIKGLADKEAINEHIIHSLMKEARFQMQPGEAGATDFLSYLKRHVVSIAEIRDLQTIPEALDGVLEGGTVLFVQGSNSALLAGTQGFEKRPISEPETEVVV is encoded by the coding sequence ATGTTCCGCAGCTTGTTTTCCCACAGCCCTAGACCAGCTCAGCAGGCGGAGCCTATATCCCGGAACCTAAAAACTAATCTTACGATCATTGAGAGGACCTTCGCTAACGCCCACGATCTGATCGTGTGCGAGTTCACCGTTGGTTCCCCGCCCTTTGACGTTGCTCTCGCGTGCATTAAAGGCTTGGCCGATAAGGAGGCGATCAACGAACACATCATCCACTCCCTGATGAAAGAAGCTCGCTTCCAAATGCAGCCGGGGGAAGCTGGCGCCACTGATTTCTTAAGCTACTTAAAGAGACATGTTGTAAGCATTGCCGAGATCCGCGACCTTCAGACCATCCCGGAAGCATTAGATGGCGTTCTCGAAGGCGGTACGGTCTTATTTGTGCAGGGCTCCAATAGTGCCTTGCTGGCTGGCACCCAGGGTTTTGAAAAGCGCCCTATCTCTGAGCCTGAGACCGAAGTGGTCGTCTGA
- the tnpB gene encoding IS200/IS605 family element transposase accessory protein TnpB — MQTVTLKVKLLPPNRGKLEKMARMLETYRQACSWFLEQAEALDTTSRAHLNRKTYRQACELFDLNRGTLQCAMLKALSARRSYLSRKQRGKKASLPKFNRTVPVMVRQDCYSLHQLPSGTWVIKFPASSGRSQIAVPLAVSVYHIKKLQDLAGGSCRQGSMEIWQDKSGEWYVAISLVYETCLNEPGSVIGVDFGIVKLAVLSNNVFFDGRKIRWRKERWAERRSALQRAGRLSRVKREAGRERRWMRSINHCLSRRIVQIAKAKSAAIALENLLGIRERAKGSKKFNRMMSGWNFRELASFIEYKAALAGVSVIYVDPKETSKTCPRCGNVSRYNRKTHAWFKCVRCGYQSDADRVGALNIAARALDALGA, encoded by the coding sequence ATGCAGACGGTGACCCTCAAGGTGAAGCTCCTGCCTCCCAACAGAGGCAAGCTGGAGAAGATGGCCCGCATGCTGGAAACCTACCGCCAGGCGTGCTCCTGGTTCCTGGAGCAGGCCGAGGCTCTTGACACCACCAGCCGCGCCCATTTAAACCGTAAAACCTACCGGCAGGCATGTGAGCTGTTCGACCTCAACCGGGGCACACTCCAGTGCGCCATGCTCAAAGCGCTGTCCGCCAGGCGCTCCTACCTTTCCCGCAAGCAAAGGGGCAAAAAGGCTAGCCTGCCCAAATTTAACCGGACAGTTCCGGTAATGGTGCGACAGGACTGCTACTCCCTCCACCAGCTTCCCTCCGGAACGTGGGTTATTAAATTTCCCGCGTCCTCCGGAAGGAGCCAGATAGCCGTGCCCCTTGCCGTTTCTGTATACCACATCAAAAAGCTCCAGGATCTGGCAGGAGGTTCCTGCCGCCAGGGGTCCATGGAGATATGGCAGGATAAAAGCGGCGAGTGGTACGTGGCCATATCCCTCGTCTACGAAACATGTCTCAACGAGCCGGGCAGCGTAATCGGGGTCGATTTTGGCATCGTCAAGCTGGCCGTTTTGTCCAACAACGTGTTCTTTGACGGGCGAAAGATAAGGTGGCGAAAAGAGCGCTGGGCTGAAAGAAGATCCGCGCTCCAGCGGGCGGGCAGGCTTTCCCGCGTGAAGAGGGAAGCCGGCCGCGAGCGCAGGTGGATGCGCTCCATCAACCACTGCCTTTCCAGGCGTATCGTGCAGATAGCGAAGGCCAAAAGCGCGGCCATTGCGCTGGAAAACCTGCTGGGCATCCGGGAACGGGCCAAAGGCTCCAAGAAGTTCAACCGCATGATGTCGGGCTGGAACTTTCGGGAGCTGGCTTCGTTCATCGAATACAAGGCCGCCCTTGCCGGGGTGTCCGTAATCTACGTCGACCCCAAGGAGACTTCCAAGACCTGTCCGCGGTGCGGGAATGTTTCCCGCTACAACCGGAAAACCCATGCCTGGTTCAAGTGCGTCAGGTGCGGGTACCAGTCCGATGCGGACAGGGTTGGGGCTTTGAACATTGCCGCTAGAGCGCTCGATGCTCTCGGGGCATGA
- a CDS encoding Zn-ribbon domain-containing OB-fold protein gives MGAHISIPMYRRTVPQRYRLIGKKCMECGRINFPPKAVCKYCRAGTRFEDVPLSGKGTIYSYTVIVGGGAPPEFSEEAWCKGSYPVVLVDLEEGPRIIAQLINPPEEGISIGAKVEAVFRKIYEEEGVVRYGYKFRLTDANPC, from the coding sequence ATGGGCGCCCATATCTCTATCCCTATGTACCGAAGGACTGTGCCTCAGCGTTACCGGCTAATAGGGAAGAAATGCATGGAGTGCGGGCGAATCAATTTTCCGCCCAAGGCGGTCTGTAAGTACTGCCGGGCCGGAACTAGGTTTGAAGACGTGCCCCTAAGCGGCAAAGGTACCATATACTCATACACCGTTATTGTCGGGGGAGGAGCCCCGCCCGAGTTTTCAGAGGAAGCCTGGTGCAAGGGTAGCTACCCGGTGGTGCTGGTGGATCTGGAGGAGGGCCCCAGGATCATAGCTCAGCTCATTAATCCTCCAGAGGAAGGCATTTCGATCGGTGCGAAGGTGGAGGCTGTTTTCAGAAAGATCTATGAGGAAGAGGGCGTAGTCCGCTACGGCTATAAATTCAGGCTGACGGATGCGAATCCCTGTTAG